From one Pristis pectinata isolate sPriPec2 chromosome 12, sPriPec2.1.pri, whole genome shotgun sequence genomic stretch:
- the LOC127576930 gene encoding LOW QUALITY PROTEIN: interferon-induced protein with tetratricopeptide repeats 1-like (The sequence of the model RefSeq protein was modified relative to this genomic sequence to represent the inferred CDS: substituted 1 base at 1 genomic stop codon) yields the protein MSNTPRDLLKEKLNQLQCHFTWRPQKETINVEDMMYRLQDSINLGVKYQASSYNQLAFVNCLQGNYEEAIQNLKEAERILRENHKDEFERSSIITYGNFAWAHYHMGRLTEAQSYLDKLEMICKPLTDGPRYTAMIPEVYGEEGWSLLSSAGEYYEEAKECFEKALEKDPDNVEXIMGYATVLFRLESIPGTPESREQNQSVKHLQRVLELDSEDSVAMVLLALKLQRFKQKKEANELVEQALLKTPDFPYVLRYVAKFYRLEGNKEKAIGLLEKALRRTPHSSFLHHQVALCYKDKLMELINNPLQNNGGNFEDQQKTELIRKCMDHFAKIHEQCPRSTKPQLDFADFYIMIEEHSRAEEIYSRLVNLVDIRLENMQQIFLKAGLFQLYQKRSESNAISLLLKGLKIECDSYERKKCHKQLEKWADWKLNGDACDSKTLSIKGLLYQLDGSKPEAIKYFEKALEFDPGNEEYLSALCELLLSTEDHNDA from the exons ATGAG CAACACACCAAGAGATTTGTTGAAAGAGAAGCTCAATCAGCTTCAGTGTCACTTCACGTGGCGCCCACAGAAGGAAACTATTAACGTGGAAGATATGATGTATAGATTACAAGATTCAATAAATCTTGGTGTCAAATATCAAGCATCATCCTACAACCAACTTGCTTTTGTAAACTGCCTGCAAGGCAACTATGAAGAAGCAATTCAAAACTTAAAGGAAGctgaaaggattctgagggagaaCCACAAAGATGAATTTGAAAGAAGCAGCATCATCACCTATGGAAACTTTGCCTGGGCGCATTACCACATGGGACGACTGACCGAGGCCCAGTCCTACCTTGACAAGCTGGAGATGATCTGTAAACCACTCACTGATGGCCCTCGCTATACAGCAATGATACCTGAAGTTTACGGGGAGGAGGGATGGTCTTTGCTGAGTTCTGCTGGTGAATACTATGAGGAAGCAAAAGAATGTTTTGAGAAGGCTCTTGAGAAAGATCCTGATAATGTGGAATGAATCATGGGATATGCAACTGTACTGTTTCGACTGGAATCAATTCCTGGTACCCCAGAGAGTCGTGAACAGAATCAGTCAGTGAAGCATTTGCAACGTGTGCTGGAGCTTGATTCAGAGGACTCTGTGGCCATGGTATTGTTGGCCCTAAAACTGCAAAGGTTCAAGCAAAAGAAGGAAGCAAATGAATTAGTTGAACAAGCATTGCTGAAAACCCCTGATTTTCCATATGTGCTCCGCTATGTGGCAAAATTTTACAGATTagaaggaaataaggagaaagcCATTGGTCTGTTGGAGAAAGCATTAAGAAGAACTCCACAcagcagcttcttacatcaccaAGTTGCGTTGTGTTACAAGGATAAATTAATGGAACTGATCAACAATCCTCTTCAGAATAATGGTGGCAATTTTGAAGATCAGCAGAAAACTGAGTTGATCAGAAAATGCATGGATCACTTTGCAAAGATACATGAGCAATGTCCAAGATCAACTAAACCACAACTGGATTTTGCAGACTTCTATATAATGATTGAAGAGCACTCCAGAGCAGAGGAGATATATAGCAGACTTGTGAATTTAGTGGACATTCGTCTGGAAAACATGCAGCAAATCTTCTTAAAGGCTGGGTTATTTCAACTGTACCAGAAAAGATCTGAATCAAATGCCATTAGCTTACTCCTGAAAGGACTGAAGATTGAATGTGACTCATATGAACGGAAAAAGTGTCATAAGCAATTGGAGAAGTGGGCAGACTGGAAACTTAACGGGGATGCATGTGACAGCAAGACCCTCAGTATCAAAGGGTTACTGTATCAGCTGGATGGAAGCAAGCCTGAAGCTATTAAATACTTTGAGAAGGCCTTGGAGTTTGATCCTGGCAATGAGGAATATCTGAGTGCTCTTTGTGAATTACTTCTTTCCACTGAGGACCACAATGATGCTTAA